In Pungitius pungitius chromosome 2, fPunPun2.1, whole genome shotgun sequence, a single window of DNA contains:
- the LOC119211133 gene encoding polycomb group RING finger protein 3: MAVLGNPDMLTRKIKLCHINAHITCRLCDGYLIDATTVTECLHTFCRSCLVKYLEENNTCPTCRIVIHQSHPLQYIGHDRTMQDIVYKLVPGLQEAEIKKQREFYQKLGMEVPGDIKGELCNMKTHLDQRNGDTKSEETANKEAGEEKPEEDNDYHRSDEQVSICLECNSSKLRGLKRKWIRCSAQATVLHLKKFIAKKLNLTSFNELDILCNEEILGKDHTLKFVVVTRWRFKKSPLLLHYRPKMDLL; encoded by the exons ATGGCGGTGTTAGGG AACCCCGACATGCTGACGAGGAAGATAAAGCTGTGTCACATCAACGCCCACATCACATGTCGTCTGTGCGATGGATACCTGATCGACGCCACCACCGTCACCGAGTGCTTACACACCT TCTGTAGAAGCTGCCTAGTGAAATATCTGGAGGAAAACAACACATGCCCAACGTGTAGGATTGTTATTCATCAGAGCCATCCACTGCAGTACATTGG CCATGACAGAACAATGCAGGACATCGTCTACAAGTTGGTACCGGGACTTCAAGAGG CGGAGATAAAGAAGCAGCGGGAGTTCTATCAGAAGCTGGGGATGGAGGTGCCTGGAGACATCAAAGGAGAGCTTTGCAACATGAAGACTCATCTAGATCAACGTAATG GCGACACAAAGTCGGAGGAGACGGCCAATaaggaggcgggggaggagaaACCAGAGGAGGACAACGACTATCACCGTAGCGACGAGCAG GTCAGCATCTGCTTGGAGTGCAACAGCAGCAAGCTGCGAGGCCTGAAGCGCAAGTGGATCCGCTGCTCGGCACAAGCCACGGTCCTCCACCTCAAGAAGTTCATCGCCAAAAAGCTCAACCTGACGTCTTTCAATGAG CTGGACATTTTATGCAACGAGGAGATCTTGGGAAAGGACCACACGTTGAAGTTTGTTGTCGTGACGAGATGGAGATTTAAG aaatcccccctcctgctccactACAGACCTAAGATGGATCTGCTGTAG